The Psychrosphaera ytuae genome includes a region encoding these proteins:
- the miaB gene encoding tRNA (N6-isopentenyl adenosine(37)-C2)-methylthiotransferase MiaB: MTKKLHIKTWGCQMNEYDSQKMADLLDDSHGYEFTEQAEDADVILLNTCSIREKAQEKVFHQLGRWKNLKEKNPDLIIGVGGCVASQEGQHIRERAPYVDMVFGPQTLHRLPEMIEQIKAGEGESVIDISFPEIEKFDRLPQPTTDGPSAFVSIMEGCSKYCTFCVVPYTRGEEVSRPLDDVLYEIAQLAEQGVREVNLLGQNVNAYRGETHDGDICLFSELLRYVASIDGIDRIRYTTSHPVEFTDDIIAAYEDIPELVDHLHLPVQSGADRILNLMKRGHTAIEYKSQIRKLRKVRPNISMSSDFIIGFPGETAEDHAKTMKLIEDIGYDHSFSFIYSARPGTPAADLPDDVSEQEKKERLYELQNLITHQAMQISRQMLNTEQRILVEGPSVKNPMELRGRTENNRVVNFEGPHSLIGGFADVKIVDVYTNSLRGEFIRGENEMGLRQDVSPADILAKRQVQEDDLGVATFTPN, translated from the coding sequence ATGACAAAGAAACTACATATTAAAACCTGGGGCTGTCAGATGAACGAGTATGACTCGCAAAAAATGGCAGATCTTTTGGATGACAGTCATGGATATGAGTTTACCGAACAAGCAGAAGACGCTGACGTCATTCTTCTGAATACCTGTTCTATTCGTGAAAAAGCTCAAGAGAAAGTATTCCATCAGCTTGGACGTTGGAAAAACCTTAAAGAAAAGAACCCAGACCTAATTATCGGTGTTGGTGGTTGTGTTGCGTCTCAAGAAGGCCAGCACATTCGTGAACGCGCACCATATGTAGACATGGTATTTGGTCCTCAAACTTTACACCGTTTGCCAGAAATGATTGAACAAATCAAAGCTGGCGAAGGTGAGTCTGTTATTGATATCTCGTTCCCAGAAATCGAGAAATTTGACCGTTTACCACAGCCAACAACTGATGGTCCAAGTGCGTTCGTTTCCATTATGGAAGGCTGCAGTAAATACTGTACGTTTTGTGTTGTACCTTACACACGTGGCGAAGAAGTATCGCGCCCTCTTGACGACGTATTATATGAAATCGCGCAACTTGCAGAGCAAGGCGTTCGTGAAGTTAATTTACTTGGCCAAAACGTTAACGCATATCGTGGTGAAACACACGATGGCGACATTTGTTTATTCAGTGAGTTGTTGCGTTATGTTGCTTCAATCGATGGTATTGACCGCATTCGTTACACAACATCTCATCCTGTAGAATTTACCGACGACATTATCGCCGCGTACGAGGACATTCCAGAGCTTGTAGATCACTTGCACTTGCCAGTTCAATCAGGTGCTGACCGTATTCTAAACTTGATGAAACGTGGCCATACGGCAATTGAATACAAGTCACAAATTCGCAAATTGCGCAAAGTGCGTCCTAATATAAGTATGAGTAGTGACTTCATCATTGGTTTCCCAGGTGAAACAGCGGAAGATCACGCTAAAACGATGAAGCTAATCGAAGACATTGGTTATGACCACAGCTTCAGCTTTATCTATAGTGCTCGCCCAGGTACACCAGCGGCAGATTTACCGGATGACGTGTCTGAGCAAGAAAAGAAAGAGCGACTATACGAGCTTCAAAACTTAATTACGCACCAAGCAATGCAAATCTCTCGTCAGATGTTAAACACGGAGCAGCGTATTTTGGTTGAAGGTCCTTCGGTTAAAAATCCAATGGAGCTTCGTGGTCGTACTGAGAACAACCGTGTAGTAAACTTTGAAGGTCCACACTCGTTAATCGGTGGATTTGCAGACGTTAAGATTGTCGACGTCTATACAAACTCTTTACGCGGCGAATTTATTCGTGGCGAAAACGAAATGGGCTTGCGTCAAGATGTATCGCCTGCCGACATTTTAGCCAAACGACAAGTTCAAGAAGACGATTTAGGTGTTGCGACCTTTACACCAAACTAA